A portion of the Platichthys flesus chromosome 7, fPlaFle2.1, whole genome shotgun sequence genome contains these proteins:
- the LOC133956850 gene encoding lysophosphatidic acid receptor 6-like, which translates to MNLTDDSCSPPSVEYQYHLFPVIYILALVVGLPGNLAALFVFTFKITPRTAFSVFISNLALVDIIILCTLPFRIHYHLNRDDWVFGDVACRITGVLFVSNNYMSIGLMACICVDRYMATVHPHTYQRQRRPWLSLAVCVALWCVAGVLMLVFILLGPLETNVNQSERHSCFENLSKHEWDTRLKVYNLLGLILFSLLPDLIILVCYPLVVRRISMIRTNTAQRALRVIYTILAITLLCFLPNHVANLLHLLQRMDVIKSCSSANRIFEARRVTMALVTLNTCLDPVLYYVTTSHFKWRRLKMTWLCGREEMRRDVSTIAVDLEN; encoded by the coding sequence ATGAACTTGACGGACGACAGCTGCAGCCCCCCCTCAGTGGAGTATCAGTACCACCTCTTCCCAGTTATCTACATCCTGGCGTTAGTCGTGGGTCTACCTGGAAATCTGGCTGCTCTCTTCGTCTTCACCTTCAAGATCACCCCTCGCACAGCCTTCAGCGTGTTCATCAGCAACCTGGCCCTGGTGGACATCATCATCCTCTGCACCCTGCCCTTCAGGATCCACTACCACCTCAACAGAGACGACTGGGTGTTTGGGGACGTCGCCTGCCGCATCACTGGGGTCCTGTTCGTCTCAAACAACTACATGAGCATCGGTTTAATGGCTTGTATCTGTGTGGACCGCTACATGGCCACGGTGCATCCTCACACCTACCAGAGGCAGCGGAGGCCCTGGCTCTCTCTGGCCGTGTGCGTGGCGCTCTGGTGCGTCGCTGGAGTGTTGATGCTGGTCTTCATCCTCTTGGGGCCTCTGGAAACCAACGTCAACCAATCTGAAAGACACAGCTGTTTCGAGAACTTATCCAAGCATGAGTGGGACACGCGTCTGAAGGTGTACAACCTGCTTGGCCTGATCTTATTCTCCCTGCTGCCCGACTTGATCATCCTGGTGTGTTACCCGCTGGTTGTAAGGCGCATCTCCATGATCAGGACTAATACAGCCCAAAGAGCCTTGAGGGTTATTTACACCATCCTGGCCATCACGCTGCTCTGCTTCCTGCCCAACCACGTGGCAAATCTGCTGCACCTCCTGCAACGCATGGATGTCATCAAGAGCTGCTCCTCGGCAAACCGCATTTTTGAAGCCAGGCGGGTAACCATGGCCCTCGTCACCCTCAACACGTGCCTGGACCCCGTGCTGTACTATGTCACCACCAGCCACTTCAAATGGAGGCGCTTGAAGATGACATGGCTGTGTGGACGAGAGGAGATGCGCAGAGATGTTAGTACGATTGCTGTTGACCTAGAGAACTGA